The Myotis daubentonii chromosome 9, mMyoDau2.1, whole genome shotgun sequence genome has a segment encoding these proteins:
- the NUMA1 gene encoding nuclear mitotic apparatus protein 1 isoform X3 encodes MTLHATRVAALLSWVNGLHVADPVEALLQLQDCSVFIKIIGSIHSTEEGQQIVQQPVPERLDFVCSFLQKNRKHPSSPECLVSVQKVMEGSELELAKITMLLLYQSTMSSKSLRDWEQFDYKIQAELAVILKFVLDHEDGLNLNEDLENFLQKAPVPSSSISEELSPPSHQARKEVRFLELQKVASSSGNNFLSGSPASPMGDILQTPQFQMRRLKKQLADERNNRDELELELAENRKLLTERDAQIAMMQQRIDRLALLNEKQAASPLEPKELEELRGRNESLTMRLHETLKQCQDLKTEKSQMDRKINQLSEENGDLSFKLREFASHLQQLQGALNDLTEEHSKATQESGEKQAHLEKELSTALQDKKCLEEKNEILQGKLSQLEEHLARLQENPPQEKGEVLGDILQLETLKQEAATLAADNTQLQTRVEALETERGQQEAKLLAERGHFEEEKLQLAGLIAELQSSLSNTRQAKEELEKASQTQEAQLSAQVATLTSELTTLNATLQQQNQELAGLKQQAKKDQAQLAQTLQQQEQASQGLRHQVEQLSTSLKQKEQQWEEATKELEATRRDHSQQLAAAAAEREASLREKDSVLQQVEALKKEKAAKLEVLQQQLQAANEARDSAQTSVTQAQREKAELSQKVEELQACIEAARQEQCETQAQVAELKAQLRSEQQKATEREKVAQEKNQLQEQVRALEESLMVTKGGLEEEKRRAAGALEEQQCCIAKLEAETQSLVEQHKQEQKELEEEKAGRKELEARLQQLGEAHQAVAEALRRELAEAVASQREAESECKQLAKEVATWRERYEESQQEEAQYGAMFQEQLMTLKEECEKARQELQEAKEKVAGIEAHSELQIGRQQSELAQLHASLARAHQQVQEKEIRAQKLADDLSTLQEKMAATSKEVARLEALVRKAGEHKETTSSELLKDPPGAGDRESEWLEEQPGRRFCSTQAALQAMEREAEQMGSELERLRAALMESQGQQEEERGEQERELARLAQERGRAQADLVLEKAAKAELEMRLQNALNEQRVEFATLQEALAHALKEKEGKDQELAKLRGQEAAQRTELGELQQTVEQLKKQLAKMEGEHQQSLGTASGEDTCGSGAQSEALGKTKRRGPDPEALQAEVSKLEQQCREHQEKASSLERSLASARASQAERATTLETLRGQLEEKARELGRTQDTLASAQRELATLRTKAQDHSKAEDEWKAQMTRGQQEAERKNSLISSLEEEVSILNRQVLEKEGESKELKRLVVAESEKSQKLEERLRLLQVETASNSARAAERSSALRDEVQTLREEAEKQRVASESLRQELASQAERAEELGQELKAWQEKFFQKEQALSALQLEHTSTQALVSELLPAKHLCQQLQAEQAAAEKRHREELEQSKQAAGGLRAELMRAQRELGELMPLRQKVAEQERAAQQLRAEKANYAEQLSMLKEAHGLLAEENRGLGEKANLGRQFLEVELDQAREKYDQELAAVRADAEAHLAEMQREVQSTARELEVMTSKYEGAKVKVLEERQRFQEERQKLTAQVEQLEVFQREQTKQVEELSKKLADHDQASRVQQQKLKAQGGESQQEAQRLQAQLNELQTQLSQKEQAADHYKLQMEKAKTHYDAKKQQNQELQEQLRGLEQLQKENKELRAEAERLGQELQQAGLKTKETEQTCRHLTAQVRSLEAQVAHADQQLRDLGKFQVATDALKSREPQAKAQLDLSIDSLDLSCEGTPLTTTSKLPRTQPDGTSIPGEPASPISQRLPPKVESLESLYFTPIPARGQPPLEGSLDSLGDIFPESGRKTRSARRRTTQIINITMTKKSDVEEPDSANSSFYSTQSAPVSQAGPRATSSTQSLARLGSPDDGNSALLSLPGYRPTTRSSARRSQAGVSSGAPPGRNSFYMGTCQDEPEQLDDWNRIAELQQRNRVCPPHLKTCYPLESRPGSIDHFHPMQPSLSLATITDEEMKTGDPQETLRRASMQPTQIAEGTGITTRQRKRVSSEPHQGPGTPESKKPTSCFPRPMTPRDRHEGRKQSTTEAQKKAAPAVVKQADRRQSMTFSILNTPKKLGNSLLRRGASKKALPKASPNTSSGTRRSPRIATTTASAATAAAIVAATSRAKGKAKH; translated from the exons ATGACGCTCCATGCCACCCGGGTGGCTGCACTCCTCTCTTGG GTGAATGGTCTGCATGTGGCTGACCCTGTGGAGGCCTTGCTGCAGCTGCAGGACTGCAGTGTCTTCATCAAGATCATTGGCAGCAT CCACAGCACTGAGGAGGGTCAGCAAATCGTGCAACAGCCAGTGCCAGAGAGACTGGACTTCGTGTGCAGTTTTCTGCAGA AAAACCGAAAACATCCATCTTCCCCGGAATGCCTGGTGTCAGTGCAGAAGGTGATGGAGGGGTCAGAGCTGGAACTGGCCAAG ATAACCATGTTGCTCCTATACCAGTCCACCATGAGCTCCAAAAGTCTCAGGGACTGGGAACAGTTTGACTATAAGATTCAG GCTGAGTTAGCCGTCATCCTCAAATTTGTGCTAGACCATGAAGATGGATTAAACCTGAATGAGGACCTAGAGAACTTCTTGCAAAAAG CTCCTGTCCCTTCTAGCTCCATCTCTGAAGAACTCTCTCCACCCAGCCACCAGGCCAGGAAGGAGGTTCGCTTTCTAGAGCTGCAGAAGGTTGCCTCTTCCAGTGGGAACAA CTTCCTCTCAGGTTCTCCAGCCTCCCCCATGGGTGACATCCTGCAAACCCCACAATTCCAGATGAGACGGCTGAAGAAGCAGCTTGCGGATGAGAGAAATAATAGAgatgagctggagctggagctggctgaGAACCGCAAGCTCCTCACCGAGAGGG ATGCACAGATAGCCATGATGCAGCAGCGCATTGACCGCCTGGCTCTGCTGAACGAGAAGCAGGCGGCCAGTCCGCTGGAGCCCAAGGAGCTTGAGGAGCTCCGTGGCAGGAATGAGAG CCTCACCATGAGGCTCCATGAAACTCTGAAGCAGTGCCAGGACCTGAAGACAGAGAAGAGCCAGATGGACCGCAAAATTAACCAGCTCTCTGAGGAGAATGGGGACCTTTCCTTTAAG CTGCGCGAATTTGCTAGTCACCTACAGCAGCTGCAGGGCGCCCTCAATGACCTGACAGAGGAGCACAGCAAGGCCACTCAGGAGTCGGGGGAGAAGCAGGCCCATCTGGAGAAGGAGCTCAGCACAGCCCTGCAGGACAAG AAATGCcttgaagaaaagaatgaaatccttCAGGGAAAACTTTCACAGCTGGAAGAACATTTGGCCCGGCTACAGGAGAACCCACCCCAGGAGAAGGGTGAGGTGCTGGGTGACATCTTGCAG CTGGAAACCCTGAAGCAAGAGGCAGCCACTCTTGCTGCAGACAACACCCAGCTCCAAACCAGGGTGGAGGCACTGGAGACTGAGCGGGGCCAGCAGGAAGCCAAGCTGCTTGCTGAGCGGGGCCACTTTGAAGAAGAAAAGCTGCAGCTGGCTGGCCTGATTGCTGAGCTGCAGAGCTCTCTATCCAACACCAGACAGGCCAAGGAAGAACTGGAGAAGGCCTCCCAGACTCAGGAGGCCCAGTTGTctgcccaggtggccacactgaCCTCCGAGCTCACGACCCTCAATGCTACTCTCCAGCAGCAGAATCAAGAACTGGCTGGCCTGAAGCAGCAGGCCAAAAAGGATCAGGCCCAGCTAGCCCAGACCCTCCAGCAGCAAGAACAGGCCTCCCAGGGCCTCCGCCACCAGGTGGAGCAGCTGAGCACCAGCCTGAAACAGAAGGAGCAGCAATGGGAGGAGGCCACCAAGGAGCTGGAGGCCACCAGGCGAGACCACTCCCAGCAGCTGGCCGCTGCTGCTGCGGAGCGGGAGGCCTCCTTAAGGGAGAAGGACTCAGTCCTCCAGCAAGTAGAGGCACTGAAGAAGGAGAAGGCTGCCAAGCTAGAGGTGCTGCAGCAGCAACTTCAGGCTGCTAATGAAGCCCGGGACAGCGCCCAGACCTCAGTGACACAGGCCCAGCGGGAGAAAGCAGAGCTGAGCCAAAAGGTGGAGGAGCTCCAGGCCTGTATTGAGGCGGCCCGCCAGGAGCAGTGTGAGACCCAGGCCCAGGTGGCAGAACTGAAGGCCCAGCTGAGGTCTGAGCAGCAAAAAGCAACTGAAAGAGAAAAGGTAGCTCAGGAGAAGAATCAGCTCCAGGAGCAGGTGCGGGCCCTTGAGGAGTCCTTGATGGTCACCAAGGGCGGCCTTGAAGAGGAGAAGCGCAGGGCTGCAGGTGCCCTGGAAGAGCAGCAGTGTTGTATCGCCAAGCTAGAGGCAGAGACCCAAAGCCTGGTGGAACAACATAAGCAGGAACAGAAGGAGCTAGAAGAAGAGAAGGCTGGACGCAAGGAGCTGGAGGCTCGATTACAGCAGCTTGGGGAGGCCCATCAGGCTGTGGCGGAAGCCCTGCGGCGGGAGCTGGCAGAGGCCGTAGCCTCCCAGCGTGAGGCTGAGAGTGAATGTAAGCAGCTTGCCAAGGAGGTGGCCACATGGCGTGAGCGGTATGAGGAGAGCCAGCAAGAGGAGGCCCAGTATGGTGCCATGTTCCAGGAACAGCTCATGACCCTGAAGGAGGAATGTGAGAAGGCCCgccaggagctgcaggaggcaaaGGAAAAGGTGGCAGGGATAGAGGCTCACAGTGAGCTCCAGATAGGCCGGCAGCAGAGTGAGCTTGCCCAGCTCCATGCCAGCCTGGCCAGAGCccaccagcaggtccaggagaAGGAGATCAGGGCCCAGAAACTTGCAGATGACCTCTCCACTCTGCAGGAGAAGATGGCTGCCACCAGCAAGGAGGTGGCCCGCCTGGAGGCCTTAGTGCGCAAGGCAGGTGAGCATAAGGAAACAACTTCCTCTGAGCTACTCAAGGATCCCCCAGGGGCAGGAGACAGAGAATCAGAGTGGCTGGAAGAGCAGCCGGGGCGTCGGTTCTGCAGCACACAGGCTGCACTGCAGGCTATGGAGCGTGAGGCAGAGCAAATGGGAAGTGAGCTGGAGAGGCTGCGGGCTGCGCTAATGGAGAGCCAGGGACAACAGGAGGAGGAGCGTGGGGAGCAGGAGCGGGAGTTGGCCCGGCTAGCCCAGGAACGGGGCCGAGCCCAAGCCGATCTTGTCCTGGAGAAGGCTGCCAAGGCAGAGCTTGAGATGCGGTTGCAGAATGCCCTCAATGAGCAGCGTGTGGAGTTTGCTACCTTGCAGGAGGCACTGGCCCATGCCCtgaaggaaaaggaggggaaggaccaggagcTGGCCAAGCTtcgtgggcaggaggcagcccagagaACAGAACTGGGGGAGCTTCAGCAAACCGTGGAGCAACTAAAGAAACAGCTGGCCAAGATGGAGGGGGAGCACCAGCAGTCTCTAGGGACAGCCAGCGGAGAAGACACTTGTGGGTCAGGAGCCCAGTCTGAGGCTTTAGGAAAGACCAAACGAAGAGGCCCTGACCCGGAGGCTCTGCAGGCGGAGGTGAGCAAGCTGGAGCAGCAGTGCCGTGAGCATCAGGAGAAGGCCTCCAGCCTGGAGCGTAGCCTAGCGTCTGCACGCGCCTCCCAGGCAGAGCGGGCCACCACTCTGGAGACTTTGCGGGGCCAGTTAGAGGAGAAGGCCCGGGAGCTGGGGCGCACTCAGGACACCTTAGCCTCAGCACAAAGGGAGCTGGCCACCCTTCGCACGAAGGCCCAAGACCACAGCAAGGCTGAGGATGAGTGGAAGGCCCAGATGACCcggggccagcaggaggctgagAGAAAAAACAGTCTCATCAGCAGCTTGGAGGAGGAGGTGTCTATCTTGAACCGCCAGGTCCTGGAGAAGGAGGGTGAGAGCAAGGAGTTGAAGCGGCTTGTTGTCGCTGAGTCAGAGAAgagccagaagctggaagagaggCTGCGCCTGCTTCAGGTAGAGACAGCCAGCAACAGTGCCAGAGCTGCGGAACGCAGCTCTGCTCTGCGAGATGAGGTCCAGACTCTCCGGGAGGAGGCGGAGAAACAACGGGTGGCCTCAGAGAGCCTTCGCCAGGAGCTGGCCTCACAAGCAGAGCGAGCAGAGGAGCTGGGCCAAGAATTAAAGGCATGGCAGGAGAAATTCTTCCAGAAGGAGCAAGCCCTCTCTGCCCTGCAGCTAGAGCACACCAGCACACAGGCCCTGGTGAGTGAGCTGCTGCCCGCCAAGCACCtgtgccagcagctgcaggctgAGCAGGCAGCTGCTGAGAAACGCCATCGTGAGGAGCTGGAGCAAAGCAAGCAGGCAGCTGGTGGGCTTCGGGCAGAGCTGATGCGAGCCCAGCGGGAGCTCGGGGAACTGATGCCCCTACGACAGAAGGTGGCAGAGCAAGAGCGAGCAGCCCAGCAGCTGCGGGCAGAGAAGGCCAACTATGCAGAGCAGCTGAGCATGCTGAAGGAGGCTCATGGCCTGCTGGCAGAGGAGAATCGGGGGCTGGGAGAGAAGGCCAATCTCGGCCGGCAGTTTCTGGAAGTGGAGCTGGACCAGGCCCGGGAGAAATATGACCAAGAGCTGGCAGCTGTGCGTGCTGATGCCGAGGCCCATCTGGCTGAGATGCAGCGGGAAGTACAGAGCACTGCCCGGGAGCTGGAGGTGATGACTTCCAAGTATGAGGGTGCCAAGGTCAAGGTCCTGGAGGAGAGACAGCGGTtccaggaagagagacagaaactcaCTGCCCAG GTGGAACAGCTAGAGGTATTTCAGAGAGAGCAAACTAAGCAG GTGGAAGAACTGAGTAAGAAGCTAGCTGACCACGACCAAGCCAGCAGAGTGCAGCAGCAGAAGCTGAAG GCACAGGGAGGGGAAAGCCAGCAAGAAGCCCAACGCCTCCAGGCCCAGCTGAATGAGCTGCAGACCCAGCTGAGCCAGAAGGAGCAGGCAGCTGACCACTACAAGCTGCAG ATGGAGAAAGCCAAGACCCATTATGATGCCAAGAAGCAGCAGAACCAAGAATTGCAGGAgcagctgcggggcctggagcAGCTGCAGAAGGAAAACAAGGAACTGAGAGCCGAAGCTGAGCGGCTGGGTCAGGAGCTACAGCAGGCTGGGTTGAAGACTAAGGAGACTGAACAGACCTGCCGCCACCTTACTGCCCAGGTGCGCAGCCTGGAGGCACAG GTTGCCCATGCTGACCAGCAGCTTCGAGACCTGGGCAAGTTTCAGGTGGCCACTGACGCCTTAAAGAGCCGGGAGCCCCAGGCTAAGGCTCAGCTGGACTTGAGTATTGACAGCCTGGATCTGAGCTGCGAGGGAACCCCACTCACTACCACCAG CAAGCTGCCTCGTACCCAGCCAGATGGCACCAGCATCCCAGGGGAGCCAGCTTCACCCATCTCTCAGCGCCTGCCCCCCAAGGTAGAATCCCTGGAAAGTCTCTACTTCACCCCCATCCCAGCTCGGGGTCAGCCACccctggagggaagcctggactCCCTGGGGGACATCTTCCCGGAATCAGGCCGGAAGACCCGTTCTGCTCGTCGACGGACTACACAAATCATCAACATCACCATGACCAAG AAGTCAGATGTGGAAGAGCCAGACAGCGCCAACTCATCCTTCTATAGCACACAGTCCGCCCCTGTCTCCCAGGCCGGCCCGAGAGCCACCTCCTCCACCCAGTCTCTAGCTCGCCTGGGCTCTCCTGATGATGGCAACTCAGCTCTGCTCAGCCTGCCTGGATATCGGCCCACCACTCGCAGCTCTGCTCGCCGCTCCCAGGCTGGGGTGTCCAGTGGGGCCCCTCCAG gaaGGAACAGCTTCTACATGGGCACTTGCCAGGATGAGCCCGAGCAGCTGGATGACTGGAACCGCATTGCAGAGCTGCAGCAGCGCAATCGAGTCTGCCCCCCGCACCTGAAGACCTGCTATCCACTTGAGTCCAGG CCTGGGTCCATTGACCACTTCCACCCCATGCAGCCTTCCCTGAGCCTGGCGACCATCACAGATGAAGAGATGAAAACTGGTGACCCCCAGGAGACCCTGCGCCGAGCCAGCATGCAGCCAACCCAGATAGCTGAGGGCACTGGCATCACCACCCGGCAGCGCAAACGGGTCTCCTCGGAGCCCCACCAGGGCCCTGGCACCCCTGAG TCTAAGAAGCCCACCAGCTGTTTCCCACGACCCATGACTCCCCGGGACCGACATGAAGGGCGCAAACAGAGCACTACGGAGGCCCAGAAGAAAGCAGCTCCCGCTGTTGTTAAACAG GCTGATCGCCGCCAGTCCATGACCTTCAGCATCCTCAACACGCCCAAGAAGCTTGGGAATAGCCTTCTGCGCAGGGGGGCCTCAAAGAAAGCCCTGCCCAAGGCCTCTCCCAACACCAGCAGTGGAACCCGTCGCTCTCCTCGCATTGCCACCACCACAGCCAGCGCTGCCACTGCTGCCGCCATCGTTGCCGCCACATCTCGGGCCAAGGGCAAG GCAAAGCACTAA